Proteins encoded together in one Branchiostoma floridae strain S238N-H82 chromosome 18, Bfl_VNyyK, whole genome shotgun sequence window:
- the LOC118405859 gene encoding zinc finger protein 260-like — protein sequence MRMDVTESVVCSHCNTLVYRQWLVDHVQQELQSETTCRPCSDLVQMLTDLLCALHLYGHLKPPVINITCSRCSFQAGSVEKFVEHLQVSCENVAPAQDTAAAVSHASAEQSSCTYRVSYQPNDVAEGKEPVGPSLQEMADWDGQQFQKMMSTLLTDTSGKGRQKTSSDHDTGGRSKVTIDMASVCEDKEEETDVSEDLNYVGPKDQPCSTQSVKEKNTSNQEDSTDCSETNNAKDAKTKLRSRDNCNDDEDSNKPKTKTKRVRKSRAKKQQLDNLLKCHICGYSGRKREDLESHMLETHGKVEYKCNSCNFLAKSLKNLRRHQLGHQRMHECKYCQFTTRWQKNLILHERRHTGEGMIKCDQCDYVTPKKDSLLRHKVKHTGEKPFVCGQCNKTFARKGDLKQHELRHAGIKTAMCHVCGDTFFKNYELVHHIQAKHDGLKLYKCDQCTFETAYFHSLVTHGRAYHTGERPYKCDFEGCNYGSANKSQLNVHKRKHTGEKPFKCTMCNYASADNAGLRKHVRKHSSLRPYKCNMCDFDTKHSFLLRKHMETAHNVMTNCKIGRRQLTSIATTDVDSSKNQVPVDVFNQDLKTIAGHGPGQD from the exons ATGAGAATGGATGTCACTGAGAGTGTGGTGTGTTCCCACTGTAACACACTTGTCTACAGACAGTGGTTAGTGGATCATGTACAGCAGGAACTCCAGAGTGAGACCACCTGCCGCCCCTGTTCGGACCTGGTGCAGATGCTGACAGACCTGCTATGCGCCCTGCACCTGTACGGACACCTGAAACCACCTGTCATCAACATCACCTGCTCCAGGTGCAGCTTCCAGGCTGGAAGTGTGGAGAAGTTTGTGGAGCATCTTCAGGTGAGTTGTGAGAATGTTGCACCTGCACAGGATACAGCTGCAGCTGTATCACATGCTTCAGCTGAGCAGAGCAGCTGCACCTACAGAGTCAGCTATCAGCCAAACGATGTAGCAGAAGGGAAGGAACCAGTTGGTCCTAGTTTACAGGAGATGGCAGACTGGGACGGACAACAGTTTCAGAAAATGATGAGCACGCTCTTAACGGATACGTCGGGAAAGGGTCGCCAGAAAACAAGCTCCGATCACGATACGGGAGGACGCAGCAAAGTGACGATAGATATGGCTTCCGTTTGCGAAGACAAGGAAGAGGAAACTGACGTCAGCGAAGATTTGAACTACGTCGGACCTAAAGACCAACCTTGCTCTACTCAAAGTGTGAAAGAAAAGAATACATCAAATCAAGAAGACTCAACTGATTGCTCTGAAACCAACAATGCAAAAGATGCAAAGACAAAACTAAGGTCTAGGGACAATTGCAATGATGATGAAGACAGTAACAAACCGAAAACTAAGACTAAAAGAGTGAGAAAATCAAGAGCAAAGAAGCAGCAACTTGACAATCTCTTGAAGTGCCACATCTGTGGCTACTCAGGCCGGAAGAGGGAAGACTTAGAGTCACACATGTTGGAGACTCATGGTAAAGTGGAGTACAAGTGTAACAGTTGTAACTTCCTCGCTAAGAGTTTGAAAAACCTGCGCAGACACCAGTTGGGACATCAGAGGATGCACGAATGCAA GTATTGTCAGTTCACGACTCGCTGGCAGAAGAACTTGATCTTGCATGAAAGACGTCACACAG GTGAAGGCATgatcaagtgtgaccagtgtgactatgtcACTCCTAAGAAAGACAGCCTACTTAGACATAAAGTCAAGCACACAG GAGAAAAGCCATTCGTCTGTGGACAGTGCAATAAGACGTTCGCCCGCAAGGGGGACCTGAAACAACACGAGCTGCGTCATGCCGGAATCAAAACAGCGATGTGCCACGTGTGCGGAGACACGTTCTTTAAGAACTACGAGCTCGTGCACCACATCCAGGCCAAACACGACGGGCTGAAGCtgtacaagtgcgaccagtgtacGTTTGAGACGGCGTACTTTCACTCACTGGTGACCCACGGGAGGGCCTATCACACAG GAGAGAGGCCATATAAGTGTGATTTTGAAGGCTGCAACTATGGATCAGCTAACAAGTCACAACTTAATGTGCACAAGaggaaacatacag GAGAAAAGCCATTCAAGTGTACGATGTGCAACTACGCCTCAGCCGACAACGCCGGGCTACGCAAACACGTGAGGAAACACTCCAGCCTTCGCCCCTACAAGTGTAACATGTGTGACTTCGACACCAAGCACAGCTTCCTCCTCAGAAAACACATGGAGACGGCACACAACGTTATGACTAACTGTAAAATTGGCAGGCGACAGTTGACCTCGATTGCTACCACGGACGTGGATTCTAGCAAGAACCAAGTGCCGGTGGACGTTTTTAATCAAGATCTTAAGACTATTGCAGGCCATGGGCCTGGTCAAGATTAG
- the LOC118406189 gene encoding sodium-dependent phosphate transporter 1-like isoform X1, translated as MMEEVLWAVIIGFIIAFILAFAVGANDVANSVGTSVGSKVLSLRQACILASVFELLGAILIGAKVSDTIRKGIVDVNVYNGTEELLMFGNVAALSGSGIWLLVATFFRVPVSTTHSIVGATIGFTLVAAGANGVNWSKVGLIIGSWVISPVMSGLITSVFFKFVEFFILKKENAAERGLKFLPGFYAFTIIINLFSIFYSRTPLLGFDKIPLYGVFILSFGGGLIMGLLVWIFVVPWMRRKIQDACGEELNLVDSKPAVPHARPNPDPEIQEESKTDLSSQSMWRQSIEYISKSFPITIIGNAVKYNHVDDKARCDIVNEKMDSNEDENLINASLPNGVITIGSPNGVIVPADANMNAKEDTYSPEANGHVCNGDVVSNGNVVSNGDIASKEEVHYGTLLSKDVEEKFEDHEDPTSHLHIEEVKDKPEVGKLFQFLQVLTAGFGAFAHGGNDVSNAIGPVVALWLIYQEGSVAQKSATPLWILAYGGAGMVLGLWIWGRRVIKTIGEDLTAITPSSGFTIEIGAATTVLIASNIGIPISTTHCKVGSIVFVGWLRSKASVDWKLFRNIVFAWVVTLPIAGGVSAGIMALLRLAL; from the exons ATGATGGAAGAAGTATTGTGGGCGGTTATCATAGGTTTCATCATCGCATTCATCCTTGCGTTTGCTGTCGGAGCAAACGATGTCGCCAATTCTGTCGGAACGTCCGTCGGATCAAAAGTCCTGTCCCTACGCCAAGCCTGCATCCTGGCTAGTGTCTTCGAGTTGCTGGGAGCGATTCTCATCGGCGCAAAAGTGTCGGACACGATACGGAAGGGAATCGTGGATGTGAATGTGTACAACGGTACAGAGGAGCTTCTCATGTTTGGGAATGTGGCTGCATTGTCAG GCAGTGGAATCTGGCTGTTGGTGGCCACCTTTTTCCGCGTGCCGGTCTCGACGACCCACAGCATTGTTGGTGCTACCATCGGGTTCACTCTTGTGGCAGCCGGCGCAAACGGTGTCAACTGGTCCAAAGTCGGTCTCATCA TTGGTTCGTGGGTTATCTCCCCTGTCATGTCTGGACTCATCACTTCAGTCTTCTTCAAGTTTGTGGAGTTCTTCATCTTGAAAAAG GAGAATGCTGCTGAGAGAGGTCTGAAGTTTCTGCCAGGATTTTATGCATTCACAATCATCATCAACTTGTTTTCTATATTCTACTCAAGAACTCCAT tgctTGGGTTTGACAAGATTCCATTGTACGGAGTGTTCATCCTGAGTTTTGGGGGAGGGCTGATCATGGGACTGTTGGTGTGGATCTTTGTTGTTCCCTGGATGAGGAGAAAAATCCAAG ACGCGTGTGGAGAAGAATTGAACCTGGTGGACTCAAAACCAGCAGTACCCCATGCGCGCCCTAATCCTGACCCTG AAATTCAAGAAGAATCCAAGACGGACCTATCCAGTCAGTCCATGTGGCGCCAATCCATCGAATACATCTCCAAATCATTCCCCATTACCATCATCGGCAATGCTGTCAAGTACAATCACGTCGACGATAAAGCTCGCTGTGACATCGTTAACGAGAAAATGGACTCTAACGAGGACGAGAATCTGATAAACGCATCCCTGCCGAACGGCGTGATCACGATTGGTTCTCCGAATGGTGTGATCGTTCCTGCTGATGCAAACATGAATGCAAAGGAAGATACTTACAGCCCTGAAGCCAATGGACATGTGTGCAATGGAGATGTCGTAAGCAATGGCAACGTTGTCAGTAACGGGGACATCGCGAGTAAAGAAGAGGTACATTATGGTACGCTGCTGTCGAAAGACGTTGAAGAAAAGTTTGAAGACCATGAAGATCCCACCTCGCATCTGCATATCGAAGAAGTGAAGGACAAACCAGAGGTGGGGAAGCTGTTCCAGTTTCTACAGGTGCTGACGGCAGGGTTTGGGGCGTTCGCTCATGGAGGCAATGATGTCAG TAATGCCATCGGCCCCGTGGTGGCGCTGTGGCTCATCTACCAGGAGGGTAGCGTGGCGCAGAAGTCGGCCACACCGCTGTGGATCCTGGCATACGGAGGGGCTGGCATGGTCTTAGGACTGTGGATCTGGGGACGCAGGGTCATCAAGACTATTGGGGAAGACTTGACCGCTATCACCCCCTCAAG TGGCTTCACTATCGAGATCGGAGCAGCCACAACTGTACTTATCGCTTCCAATATTGGCATTCCTATCAGCACCACCCACTGCAAG GTTGGTTCCATTGTCTTCGTTGGCTGGTTGAGATCGAAAGCGTCGGTGGACTGGAAACTGTTCCGTAACATCGTGTTCGCCTGGGTCGTCACTCTTCCAATCGCGGGAGGCGTTTCTGCGGGCATCATGGCCTTATTGCGACTTGCGCTATAA
- the LOC118406189 gene encoding sodium-dependent phosphate transporter 2-like isoform X2 → MMEEVLWAVIIGFIIAFILAFAVGANDVANSVGTSVGSKVLSLRQACILASVFELLGAILIGAKVSDTIRKGIVDVNVYNGTEELLMFGNVAALSGSGIWLLVATFFRVPVSTTHSIVGATIGFTLVAAGANGVNWSKVGLIIGSWVISPVMSGLITSVFFKFVEFFILKKENAAERGLKFLPGFYAFTIIINLFSIFYSRTPLLGFDKIPLYGVFILSFGGGLIMGLLVWIFVVPWMRRKIQEIQEESKTDLSSQSMWRQSIEYISKSFPITIIGNAVKYNHVDDKARCDIVNEKMDSNEDENLINASLPNGVITIGSPNGVIVPADANMNAKEDTYSPEANGHVCNGDVVSNGNVVSNGDIASKEEVHYGTLLSKDVEEKFEDHEDPTSHLHIEEVKDKPEVGKLFQFLQVLTAGFGAFAHGGNDVSNAIGPVVALWLIYQEGSVAQKSATPLWILAYGGAGMVLGLWIWGRRVIKTIGEDLTAITPSSGFTIEIGAATTVLIASNIGIPISTTHCKVGSIVFVGWLRSKASVDWKLFRNIVFAWVVTLPIAGGVSAGIMALLRLAL, encoded by the exons ATGATGGAAGAAGTATTGTGGGCGGTTATCATAGGTTTCATCATCGCATTCATCCTTGCGTTTGCTGTCGGAGCAAACGATGTCGCCAATTCTGTCGGAACGTCCGTCGGATCAAAAGTCCTGTCCCTACGCCAAGCCTGCATCCTGGCTAGTGTCTTCGAGTTGCTGGGAGCGATTCTCATCGGCGCAAAAGTGTCGGACACGATACGGAAGGGAATCGTGGATGTGAATGTGTACAACGGTACAGAGGAGCTTCTCATGTTTGGGAATGTGGCTGCATTGTCAG GCAGTGGAATCTGGCTGTTGGTGGCCACCTTTTTCCGCGTGCCGGTCTCGACGACCCACAGCATTGTTGGTGCTACCATCGGGTTCACTCTTGTGGCAGCCGGCGCAAACGGTGTCAACTGGTCCAAAGTCGGTCTCATCA TTGGTTCGTGGGTTATCTCCCCTGTCATGTCTGGACTCATCACTTCAGTCTTCTTCAAGTTTGTGGAGTTCTTCATCTTGAAAAAG GAGAATGCTGCTGAGAGAGGTCTGAAGTTTCTGCCAGGATTTTATGCATTCACAATCATCATCAACTTGTTTTCTATATTCTACTCAAGAACTCCAT tgctTGGGTTTGACAAGATTCCATTGTACGGAGTGTTCATCCTGAGTTTTGGGGGAGGGCTGATCATGGGACTGTTGGTGTGGATCTTTGTTGTTCCCTGGATGAGGAGAAAAATCCAAG AAATTCAAGAAGAATCCAAGACGGACCTATCCAGTCAGTCCATGTGGCGCCAATCCATCGAATACATCTCCAAATCATTCCCCATTACCATCATCGGCAATGCTGTCAAGTACAATCACGTCGACGATAAAGCTCGCTGTGACATCGTTAACGAGAAAATGGACTCTAACGAGGACGAGAATCTGATAAACGCATCCCTGCCGAACGGCGTGATCACGATTGGTTCTCCGAATGGTGTGATCGTTCCTGCTGATGCAAACATGAATGCAAAGGAAGATACTTACAGCCCTGAAGCCAATGGACATGTGTGCAATGGAGATGTCGTAAGCAATGGCAACGTTGTCAGTAACGGGGACATCGCGAGTAAAGAAGAGGTACATTATGGTACGCTGCTGTCGAAAGACGTTGAAGAAAAGTTTGAAGACCATGAAGATCCCACCTCGCATCTGCATATCGAAGAAGTGAAGGACAAACCAGAGGTGGGGAAGCTGTTCCAGTTTCTACAGGTGCTGACGGCAGGGTTTGGGGCGTTCGCTCATGGAGGCAATGATGTCAG TAATGCCATCGGCCCCGTGGTGGCGCTGTGGCTCATCTACCAGGAGGGTAGCGTGGCGCAGAAGTCGGCCACACCGCTGTGGATCCTGGCATACGGAGGGGCTGGCATGGTCTTAGGACTGTGGATCTGGGGACGCAGGGTCATCAAGACTATTGGGGAAGACTTGACCGCTATCACCCCCTCAAG TGGCTTCACTATCGAGATCGGAGCAGCCACAACTGTACTTATCGCTTCCAATATTGGCATTCCTATCAGCACCACCCACTGCAAG GTTGGTTCCATTGTCTTCGTTGGCTGGTTGAGATCGAAAGCGTCGGTGGACTGGAAACTGTTCCGTAACATCGTGTTCGCCTGGGTCGTCACTCTTCCAATCGCGGGAGGCGTTTCTGCGGGCATCATGGCCTTATTGCGACTTGCGCTATAA